The following proteins are encoded in a genomic region of Zea mays cultivar B73 chromosome 9, Zm-B73-REFERENCE-NAM-5.0, whole genome shotgun sequence:
- the LOC100193540 gene encoding uncharacterized protein LOC100193540 gives MLPDDCCHIVAEEISSPIAAHILDFYYGDGLGDDLFAAVTATSGPFPATDDDVSSSTATTPPICGYSEDTAAAGGATAYTPLTSFDTTLTALLEEEQHHGLDAGFLPQIDGLSEVAAYYPTATDEASIGQFDQMGLPETLDEQVPPPVQMSSSASALMPLATDYDECFMAAVAAGGFMGLDGAMYQQTGAVLPGCSADASQQEFFSSAGSNSMVMIGEYQKMMEGEGLTTTYDDTDSMQGTFNTNAEMQVGGNNQHLINGCNGNPATLPPTELSVLEDSTFKVVRLSPEERKEKIHRYIKKRNERNFRKKIKYACRKTLADSRPRVRGRFAKNDELCEAAQSGSQSHEHYEQTDHMKEEDMLDTSDILAQLNGLNPYNYKYKSTIESWI, from the exons ATGCTTCCCGATGATTGCTGCCACATCGTCGCT GAGGAAATTTCAAGCCCCATAGCTGCACATATACTCGACTTCTACTACGGCGACGGCCTGGGCGATGACCTCTTTGCCGCGGTGACTGCCACCTCTGGCCCATTCCCTGCCACTGACGATGATGTTTCTTCGTCTACCGCTACCACCCCTCCTATCTGCGGCTACAGTGAAGACACCGCAGCTGCTGGTGGAGCCACAGCCTACACCCCGTTGACATCCTTCGACACCACTCTCACAGCCCTCCTGGAGGAAGAGCAGCACCATGGCCTTGACGCCGGGTTCCTCCCGCAGATCGATGGCCTATCAGAGGTAGCAGCATACTATCCAACTGCCACCGATGAGGCCAGCATAGGGCAGTTCGACCAGATGGGACTTCCAGAGACCTTAGACGAGCAGGTGCCTCCTCCAGTGCAGATGAGCAGCAGTGCATCTGCCTTGATGCCGCTCGCTACAGACTATGATGAGTGCTTCATGGCAGCCGTAGCAGCTGGAGGGTTCATGGGTCTGGATGGAGCCATGTATCAGCAAACTGGAGCAGTTCTTCCAGGCTGCAGTGCAGATGCATCACAACAGGAATTCTTCAGCAGTGCCGGCAGCAACAGTATGGTGATGATTGGCGAGTATCAGAAGATGATGGAAGGTGAAGGGCTGACAACAACATATGACGACACAGATTCCATGCAAGGGACATTTAACACTAATGCAGAGATGCAG GTAGGAGGAAATAATCAGCACCTGATAAACGGATGCAACGGGAACCCAGCAACGTTACCTCCGACGGAACTATCAGTACTGGAAGACTCCACGTTTAAGGTCGTCCGCTTGTCGCCTGAAGAGAGAAAGGAAAAGATCCATAGGTACATAAAGAAACGGAACGAGAGAAATTTCCGCAAAAAAATAAAG TACGCATGTAGAAAAACCTTGGCGGATAGCAGGCCCCGTGTCCGTGGAAGGTTTGCCAAGAATGATGAACTCTGTGAAGCAGCGCAATCAGGCTCCCAGAGTCATGAACATTATGAACAAACT GACCATATGAAAGAAGAGGACATGCTGGACACATCTGACATTCTTGCGCAACTAAATGGATTAAATCCCTACAACTACAAGTATAAATCCACCATTGAATCATGGATATGA
- the LOC100501834 gene encoding uncharacterized protein LOC100501834 → MLMTGPRFRAFTARCSRDKVERSLLPFLAHHAAADDEGRPTPCDLHDVFLRLTFDMTCALVFGVDPGCLALGLPGVPFARAMDDALETLFLRHITPTACWKLMSVLGVGQEKKMAAARRTIDCFVATTVAKRRADMLREGEGEGVCSSFDLLSSFICHEDDSSENDDDDDVFLRDTTVNLLLAGRDTTGAALSWFFYLVSKNPRVEQKLLDELAPIVASRRRAGGAAADAASGMVTFDADELGSGLVYLHAALSECLRLYPSVPFEHKVAAAADVLPSGKELKAGDKVLVFNYSMGRMEGVWGKDCTEFRPERWLNEDGTKLRYEPSYKFISFNAGPRTCLGKEMAFVQMKAVAAAVLWNFAVEVVPGHVVEPKLSIILHMKNGLAVKVRRRDGTYGAAPPSSVTPCFSEF, encoded by the coding sequence ATGCTCATGACCGGCCCTCGGTTTCGAGCCTTCACGGCGCGGTGCAGTCGCGACAAGGTGGAGAGGAGCCTCCTGCCATTCCTCGCGCACCACGCCGCCGCCGACGACGAGGGGAGGCCGACGCCGTGCGACCTGCACGACGTGTTCCTGAGGCTGACGTTCGACATGACGTGCGCTCTCGTCTTCGGCGTCGACCCTGGGTGCCTGGCGCTCGGCCTGCCCGGGGTCCCCTTCGCGCGCGCGATGGACGATGCGCTGGAGACGCTGTTCCTCCGGCACATCACCCCCACGGCGTGCTGGAAGCTGATGAGCGTGCTGGGAGTAGGGCAGGAGAAGAAGATGGCCGCGGCTCGGAGGACGATCGACTGCTTCGTCGCCACCACCGTCGCGAAACGCAGGGCCGACATGCTCAGAGAAGGAGAAGGCGAGGGCGTCTGCAGCTCGTTCGACTTGCTGTCATCCTTCATCTGCCACGAGGACGACTCGAGTGaaaatgacgacgacgacgacgtgtTCTTACGGGACACGACGGTGAACCTCCTGCTCGCCGGGCGGGACACCACGGGCGCGGCGCTGTCGTGGTTCTTCTACCTCGTCTCCAAGAACCCTCGCGTGGAGCAGAAACTACTGGACGAACTGGCGCCCATCGTCGCTTCACGGCGGAGAGCCGGCGGTGCTGCTGCAGACGCGGCCAGCGGCATGGTGACCTTCGACGCGGACGAGCTCGGCAGCGGCCTGGTGTATCTGCACGCCGCCCTGAGCGAATGCTTGAGGCTGTACCCGTCCGTGCCGTTCGAGCACAAGGTCGCGGCGGCCGCCGACGTCCTGCCGAGCGGGAAGGAGCTGAAGGCGGGCGACAAGGTGCTGGTGTTCAACTACTCCATGGGCAGGATGGAGGGCGTGTGGGGCAAGGACTGCACGGAGTTCCGCCCCGAGAGATGGCTCAACGAGGACGGAACCAAGCTCCGGTACGAGCCGTCCTACAAGTTCATCTCCTTCAACGCCGGGCCGCGGACGTGCCTCGGCAAGGAGATGGCGTTCGTGCAGATGAAGGCCGTGGCAGCGGCCGTGCTGTGGAACTTCGCCGTCGAGGTGGTACCGGGACACGTGGTGGAGCCGAAGCTGTCCATCATACTTCACATGAAGAATGGGCTTGCCGTCAAGGTGAGGAGAAGGGACGGGACGTACGGCGCCGCGCCGCCGTCGAGCGTCACGCCTTGCTTTTCTGAGTTCTAG